A single genomic interval of Seriola aureovittata isolate HTS-2021-v1 ecotype China chromosome 10, ASM2101889v1, whole genome shotgun sequence harbors:
- the cnot4a gene encoding CCR4-NOT transcription complex subunit 4, with amino-acid sequence MSHSPEMKDDPMECPLCMEPLEIDDVNFFPCTCGYQICRFCWHRIRTDENGLCPACRKPYPEDPAVYKPLSQEEIQRIKNEKKQKQNEKKQKVTENRKHLASVRVVQRNLVFVVGLSQRLADPEVLKRPEYFGRFGKIHKVVINNSTSYAGSQGPSASAYVTYIRSEDALRAIQCVNNVVVDGRTLKASLGTTKYCSYFLKSMQCPKPDCMYLHELGDEAASFTKEEMQAGKHQEYEQKLLQDLYKINPSFLQPPACGTEKSKSKSNSTQRTNNSNGKDGWPTLSGHNKLANGLSEDRKSPPLLDYLDQEVITSDGLDTELGPGQRTALSPFSSNCDSNSPSDKPPESIGIVNGETLQQIPTSDSPSPPPGLTKPSLVVPISVSDLTARSPFEGAAAESQSLFSDNSNFRHPNPLPAGLPPFPSSPRGSSDWPMTPEPQSLFTSDTIPVSSSTDWQAAFGFGSSSKQQDDDLGFDPFDVTRKALADLIEKELSVQDQSPSSPGPLPLGSNHGPSLPPPNPSAASHHFPSGLPRLPQLHHRAIYSSFSFPGSQNSQASQQQPAARHPWMGVPTRNNLTHLNHSASAASHSNFLDLNLPPQHNTGLGGIPISENSGSIDGLNVKEWQDGLRALLPNININFGGLPNSSSSSSSSSSNSVNHIGGPAGPAGISHSLSWDGTASWMDPAIITGIPASAGSSLDCLQDDNPPHWLKSLQALTEMDGPASSAVPTPQPLHSGLLDAHLPLHHRAAGWAPYLPPPTANPASQFHSPPPGFQTAFRPPGQPATELLQSAAVDRH; translated from the exons ATGTCCCACAGCCCTGAAATGAAGGACGACCCCATGGAGTGCCCTCTGTGCATGGAGCCGCTGGAGATTGATGACGTCAACTTCTTCCCCTGCACCTGTGGCTACCAGATCTGCCGCTTCTGTTGGCATCGCATCCGCACAGACGAGAACGGCCTCTGCCCCGCCTGCAGAAAG CCGTACCCAGAGGACCCGGCTGTGTACAAGCCTCTGTCACAGGAGGAGATCCAaaggataaaaaatgaaaagaagcagaaacagaacGAGAAGAAGCAGAAGGTGACAGAAAACCGCAAGCATCTGGCCAGTGTCAGAGTGGTCCAGAGAAATCTGGTGTTTGTGGTGGGGCTCTCACAGCGACTCGCCGACCCGGAG GTCCTAAAACGACCAGAGTATTTTGGGAGGTTTGGGAAAATCCATAAAGTGGTAATCAACAATAGCACATCTTACGCAGGTTCACAG ggGCCTAGTGCCAGCGCTTATGTCACTTACATCCGCTCTGAAGATGCTCTAAGAGCAATACAGTGTGTGAacaatgtggttgttgatggcAGAACACTCAAG gCTTCTTTAGGCACAACAAAGTACTGCAGTTACTTCCTTAAAAGTATGCAGTGTCCCAAACCTGATTGTATGTATCTACATGAGCTGGGGGATGAAGCAGCTAGCTTTACTAAAGAGGAGATGCAG GCGGGAAAACATCAAGAGTACGAGCAGAAACTCCTCCAAGACCTCTATAAAATTAATCCTAGCTTTCTACAACCTCCAGCATGTGGTACAGAGAAGTCAAAGAGTAAATCCAACTCCACACAGAg AACCAACAATAGCAATGGTAAAGATGGGTGGCCGACGCTGTCAGGGCATAACAAACTGGCCAACGGGCTTTCAGAGGACCGCAAGTCCCCTCCGCTGCTAGACTATCTAGACCAAGAAGTTATTACTTCAGATGGGCTTGATACAGAGCTGGGTCCTGGTCAGCGCACCGCCCTGTCCCCTTTCTCCTCAAATTGTGACAGTAACAG TCCTAGTGACAAACCTCCAGAATCAATTGGTATAGTGAATGGAGAGACTTTACAACAG aTACCCACCAGTgactccccctcccctcccccggGTTTAACTAAGCCCAGTCTGGTGGTGCCCATCAGTGTGTCAGACCTCACAGCCCGTTCGCCCTTTGAGGGTGCGGCAGCTGAGTCCCAGTCGCTCTTTTCAGACAACAGTAACTTCAGACATCCTAACCCTCTCCCTGCTGGCCTGCCCCCCTTCCCCAGCTCACCCCGCGGCAGTTCAGACTGGCCCATGACCCCTGAACCACAGAGCCTCTTCACATCAG ACACAATACCAGTGTCTTCCTCCACAGATTGGCAGGCGGCCTTTGGCTTCGGCTCATCCAGCAAACAGCAGGACGACGACCTGGGCTTCGATCCTTTCGACGTCACCCGCAAGGCTTTGGCTGACCTGATAGAGAAGGAGCTGTCGGTGCAGGATCAGAGTCCCTCGTCCCCAGGGCCCCTTCCCCTGGGCAGCAATCATGGTCCCAGTCTGCCACCCCCCAACCCAAGCGCCGCCTCTCACCACTTCCCCAGTGGCCTACCACGACTCCCCCAGCTCCACCACAGAGCCATCTACAGCTCCTTCAGTTTCCCCGGCAGTCAGAACAGCCAGGCcagtcagcagcagccagcCGCCAGACACCCCTGGATGGGCGTCCCCACACGAAATAACCTCACACACTTGAACCACTCAGCCAGTGCTGCCTCACACAGTAACTTCCTGGACCTGAATCTGCCCCCTCAGCATAACACAGGGCTGGGAGGGATCCCCATCTCAG AAAACAGTGGCTCTATAGACGGCTTAAATGTGAAAGAGTGGCAGGACGGCCTGAGAGCTCTCCTGCCCAACATCAATATCAACTTCGGGGGTCTCCCaaactcctcttcctcttcatcctcctcatcctccaacAGTGTTAACCACATTGGTGGGCCAGCGGGGCCCGCAGGCATTTCACACAGCCTGAGCTGGGACGGCACAGCCAGTTGGATGGACCCTGCTATCATCACAG GCATCCCGGCCTCAGCAGGCAGCAGTTTAGACTGTCTCCAGGACGACAACCCACCACACTGGCTCAAGTCCCTGCAGGCACTCACAGAGATGGACGGCCCGGCGAGTTCAGCAGTGCCCACTCCCCAGCCCCTCCACAGCGGCCTCCTCGACGcccacctccccctccaccaCAGAGCTGCCGGCTGGGCTCCCTACCTGCCCCCTCCCACAGCCAACCCCGCCAGCCAGTTCCACTCCCCTCCCCCAGGCTTCCAGACCGCCTTCAGACCCCCGGGACAGCCCGCCACAGAGCTGCTACAGAGTGCCGCTGTGGACCGCCACTGA